Proteins encoded within one genomic window of Mycolicibacterium monacense:
- a CDS encoding cellulose biosynthesis cyclic di-GMP-binding regulatory protein BcsB, whose product MSVGFIRRVVGLVSSVFMVAALGAPAVVHAAPLNADPAAGPEVALPWRTLGLPGDITLVGADTNQDFTVPVPTGFAAIRLRGLIHAPVDLGAGFVEISDSTGRSLATVNLPAVAPDQAVVPFDVDIAAGRVNASKLGLSFTVREAALPVGDRCGLGERVTLSDLATVFTGVEPAPTTVATFFPPVLQRLTIYAPIDADDAEEQAVLTLASAVARMYRPQSPVVTVVKKPRGATPPAAPQFTRAVVVENGDAALEVVNPDTPDVYLELNGRGDQLAAQASLVANQMQSLAQVPGVRVDKAGSAGESSVDEMSFGELNMAGESSVLRTSTMTVGVDRAALGAGRVDGLQVHLLATHTPVQPMDSASVMVSVNGQAVHTAPLGESGRVDTVFYVPGEFLDQRINLEFDLTFSPRQLCSPTIAPLTFQVDPRSTLTMRRGGPPLGGFGAVPSEFGPEFLVALDGGNPNQLHYATRVVTAVARLTDAALTPRIVDVKAAADAGIGALIVANAATIEQTSIRPPVGGESAEVKVDLGDELRADINRGLGSVQAFADPPRNRSVVLVTTSGAWTLVEPLFGYIDQQPDGWSSLDGNVLAAGAAGSVTNLSIGSEDTAPPPAQDSADSRVWVAVGVGCAALAALAVGAALWWRRRRGSAA is encoded by the coding sequence GTGTCTGTTGGGTTCATCCGCCGGGTCGTCGGCCTGGTGTCGTCGGTGTTCATGGTGGCCGCTCTGGGCGCACCCGCCGTGGTGCACGCCGCCCCACTGAACGCCGACCCGGCCGCGGGACCGGAGGTGGCGCTGCCGTGGCGGACGCTGGGTCTGCCCGGTGACATCACCCTCGTCGGCGCCGATACGAACCAGGACTTCACGGTGCCCGTGCCAACCGGTTTCGCGGCGATCCGGTTGCGGGGGCTGATCCACGCGCCGGTGGACCTCGGCGCCGGGTTCGTGGAGATCTCCGACAGCACCGGCAGATCACTGGCGACGGTGAACCTGCCCGCCGTCGCACCCGATCAGGCGGTGGTGCCGTTCGACGTCGACATCGCCGCGGGACGGGTGAACGCCTCGAAGCTCGGGCTGTCGTTCACGGTGCGGGAGGCCGCGCTTCCGGTCGGTGACCGGTGCGGGCTCGGGGAGCGCGTCACGCTCAGCGATCTGGCCACGGTGTTCACCGGTGTCGAACCCGCACCCACCACCGTTGCCACGTTCTTTCCGCCTGTGCTGCAACGGCTGACGATCTACGCACCGATCGACGCCGACGACGCCGAGGAGCAGGCGGTGCTCACGCTCGCGTCCGCGGTCGCCCGGATGTACCGGCCGCAGTCGCCGGTGGTCACGGTGGTCAAAAAACCGCGCGGCGCGACTCCCCCTGCGGCGCCGCAGTTCACCCGCGCCGTGGTGGTCGAGAACGGTGACGCCGCACTCGAGGTGGTCAACCCGGACACCCCCGACGTCTATCTCGAGTTGAACGGCCGCGGTGACCAACTCGCGGCCCAGGCGTCGCTGGTGGCCAACCAGATGCAGTCGTTGGCACAGGTTCCCGGGGTCCGCGTCGACAAAGCCGGTTCCGCCGGTGAATCCAGCGTCGACGAGATGAGTTTCGGCGAGCTGAACATGGCCGGTGAGAGCTCGGTCCTGCGGACGTCGACGATGACAGTGGGTGTCGACCGGGCCGCGCTGGGCGCCGGGCGTGTCGACGGTCTGCAGGTGCATCTGCTCGCCACCCACACGCCGGTGCAACCCATGGACTCGGCATCGGTGATGGTCAGCGTCAACGGTCAGGCCGTGCACACCGCCCCGTTGGGCGAGAGCGGTCGCGTCGACACCGTGTTCTACGTACCCGGCGAATTCCTCGACCAGAGAATCAACCTCGAATTCGACCTGACTTTCAGCCCGCGTCAGCTGTGCTCGCCGACGATTGCGCCGCTGACCTTCCAGGTCGACCCCCGGTCGACGTTGACGATGCGGCGCGGCGGGCCGCCTCTCGGCGGTTTCGGCGCGGTGCCTTCGGAATTCGGGCCGGAGTTCCTCGTCGCGCTCGACGGCGGCAACCCCAACCAGTTGCACTACGCCACCCGCGTGGTCACCGCCGTCGCGCGGCTGACCGATGCCGCGCTCACGCCGCGCATCGTGGACGTCAAGGCCGCGGCCGACGCCGGGATCGGGGCCTTGATCGTGGCCAATGCCGCGACGATCGAACAGACTTCGATCCGGCCGCCGGTCGGCGGGGAGAGCGCCGAGGTCAAGGTCGACCTGGGCGACGAGTTGCGCGCCGACATCAACCGTGGGCTGGGTTCGGTGCAGGCGTTCGCCGACCCGCCGCGCAACCGCAGCGTCGTCCTCGTCACCACCAGCGGCGCCTGGACCCTTGTCGAACCCCTCTTCGGCTACATCGACCAGCAGCCCGACGGCTGGTCGAGTCTGGACGGCAACGTGCTGGCCGCCGGTGCGGCGGGCAGTGTCACCAACCTGTCGATCGGATCTGAAGACACCGCGCCGCCCCCCGCCCAGGACTCCGCCGATTCACGGGTCTGGGTGGCCGTCGGGGTGGGATGCGCAGCCCTCGCGGCGCTGGCGGTCGGCGCGGCACTGTGGTGGCGCCGCCGTCGCGGTTCCGCCGCGTAG